Proteins from one Mucilaginibacter jinjuensis genomic window:
- a CDS encoding TonB-dependent receptor has product MRKFLLLSMLCLFTMIQAFAQVTSSSMSGTIKDDKNVTLPGATVRATHVPSGTVYAVVTNKDGLYSIPGMRTGGPYKVEISYIGFSKSTYTDITLQLGQPYILNSNMSATGVELAAVTVKGTKRLASARLGASTNIDRASMATLPTFSRSITDFTRLSPQASGNSFAGRDPRYNSVTVDGANLNNTFGTSNEPLPGGGTQPISIETYDEISINVAPFDVKQSGFTGAGVYATTKSGTNTFHGSAYTYYKNQSFNGNNIGDNYIGNNVAKASTKIYGATLGGPIIKNKLFFFGNFERETSTSPGINYSPTGGSGNGTMAATPVADLVKVSDYLRTKFGYETGAYDNFEAFKPQNTKFLVKLDWNINDKNKLTVKYSYLNATSDQQINAGSTPNNGPYSYTNATGGTTTRGTGGLPNNRYSNQSIAFANSNYGFINKVTTGTAELNSSISPKLSNQLLLTFKKYDNPRTSKGDIFPTIDIFNGQGSNYITAGSDPYTKYNEVIDNTTSLYDNLTYYAGKHTITAGVNYEYQRIGNAFMPGAAGSYIYNSLDDFLNDRTPLQFTYNYSLVPGQDKVFSANLKVGTLSLYAQDEYTVNSNFKLTYGLRADKSIYLQDPIENPQMTAMLLPDANGNMKSYNSGLWPKSRIMLSPRIGFRASFLDDNSLVLRGGMGIFTGRVPYVFLTNGPSNSGMYNFGGVATADQLKNIKLVKDPSTYASLFPQTAGTAIQPSTVLIDRNFKFPQVFRVNAAVEKNLGNGFIATVEGLYTKDINATRMRNANLKAPTGVLNEGDQSRVRYVGTGANNLVTANDRLIYPNISTAVILENTNKGYAASLTGQLTKRFENGLFASASYTYTKAEEAFSTAGSTAASVWASTTNVGTSNDVELGNTPNFVPHRVVAYASYRFTYLDHAATTIGLFYQGSAQGFGGYSYSINGDINGDGNASSDLMYIPKKANELTFASYTATVNGVVYTYTPQQQAAALEQFINNTPYLKKHRGQYAKRNAAYFPWYNRIDANLLQDFYITTGKNNQKHTLQLSAVVQNLPNLLSKYWGVQKQATFTSPLTYTSIDNNGVPSYNMRQLNGQLVNTPFVDATSGTTWSLLIGAKYIF; this is encoded by the coding sequence ATGAGGAAATTTTTACTTCTCTCCATGCTCTGCCTGTTTACAATGATACAGGCTTTTGCACAGGTAACATCCAGCAGTATGTCTGGTACAATTAAAGACGATAAAAACGTCACGCTACCGGGTGCAACCGTAAGGGCCACACACGTACCGTCTGGTACAGTTTACGCTGTGGTAACCAATAAAGATGGTTTGTACAGCATCCCGGGTATGCGTACAGGCGGCCCTTACAAGGTTGAAATATCTTATATAGGTTTCAGCAAATCAACCTATACCGATATTACCCTGCAATTAGGCCAGCCCTACATCCTGAATTCAAATATGTCGGCAACGGGTGTAGAGTTAGCGGCGGTTACTGTTAAAGGAACCAAACGCCTTGCCAGCGCTCGTTTAGGCGCAAGTACTAATATCGACAGGGCATCAATGGCAACTTTGCCTACCTTTTCGCGTAGCATAACAGACTTTACCCGTTTATCGCCACAGGCAAGCGGTAATAGCTTTGCCGGCCGCGACCCAAGGTATAACAGTGTAACTGTTGATGGTGCCAACCTCAATAATACGTTCGGTACATCTAACGAGCCTTTACCAGGTGGTGGTACACAGCCAATTTCTATCGAAACTTATGATGAGATTTCGATAAACGTGGCGCCGTTTGATGTTAAGCAATCAGGCTTTACCGGTGCAGGTGTTTACGCAACTACTAAAAGCGGTACTAACACTTTCCATGGTTCTGCATACACTTATTACAAAAATCAATCGTTTAACGGTAACAATATCGGCGATAACTACATTGGTAATAACGTTGCTAAAGCCAGCACTAAAATTTACGGTGCTACTTTAGGCGGCCCGATCATCAAAAATAAATTATTCTTCTTCGGTAACTTCGAAAGAGAAACATCTACTTCACCAGGCATTAACTATTCGCCAACCGGTGGTTCTGGCAACGGTACAATGGCTGCAACTCCTGTTGCAGATTTAGTTAAGGTATCTGATTACCTGAGAACCAAATTTGGTTACGAAACCGGCGCTTACGATAACTTTGAAGCATTTAAGCCGCAGAACACTAAGTTTTTGGTTAAGTTAGACTGGAACATCAACGATAAAAACAAGCTGACTGTTAAATACAGCTACTTAAACGCTACCAGCGATCAGCAAATTAACGCGGGCAGTACGCCAAACAACGGGCCTTACTCTTACACCAATGCTACCGGCGGAACAACAACCCGCGGTACAGGTGGTTTGCCTAACAACCGTTACAGTAACCAATCTATCGCGTTTGCAAACTCAAACTACGGTTTTATCAATAAGGTAACCACAGGTACTGCCGAGTTAAACAGCTCTATCAGCCCTAAATTATCAAACCAGTTACTGTTAACCTTCAAAAAGTACGATAACCCAAGAACTTCTAAAGGCGATATCTTCCCAACCATCGATATTTTTAATGGCCAGGGCAGTAACTACATTACCGCAGGTTCTGATCCATATACCAAATACAACGAGGTTATTGATAACACCACCAGTTTGTATGATAACTTAACTTATTATGCAGGTAAGCACACCATTACAGCCGGTGTTAATTACGAGTACCAGCGTATTGGCAATGCCTTTATGCCGGGTGCAGCAGGTTCATACATCTATAACTCATTAGATGATTTCCTGAACGACCGTACGCCACTGCAATTTACCTACAACTACTCATTGGTACCGGGCCAGGACAAAGTTTTCTCGGCTAACTTAAAAGTGGGTACTTTAAGCTTGTATGCACAGGATGAGTACACCGTAAACAGCAATTTTAAACTTACTTACGGTTTACGTGCCGACAAGAGCATTTATCTGCAAGACCCGATTGAAAACCCGCAAATGACAGCTATGTTATTGCCGGATGCAAACGGTAACATGAAATCATATAACTCTGGTTTATGGCCAAAATCAAGAATCATGCTATCGCCAAGAATTGGTTTCAGGGCAAGTTTCCTGGATGATAATTCATTGGTGTTACGTGGAGGTATGGGTATTTTTACAGGCCGTGTTCCTTACGTATTCTTAACCAACGGACCAAGCAACAGCGGTATGTATAACTTTGGTGGTGTTGCAACTGCAGATCAGCTGAAGAACATTAAATTGGTAAAAGATCCAAGCACTTACGCTTCACTGTTCCCACAAACTGCAGGTACTGCCATCCAGCCGTCAACGGTATTAATTGACCGTAACTTTAAATTTCCGCAAGTTTTCAGGGTTAACGCGGCTGTAGAGAAAAACCTTGGTAATGGCTTCATTGCTACTGTAGAAGGTTTGTATACTAAAGATATTAATGCAACCCGTATGCGTAATGCCAACCTTAAAGCACCTACCGGCGTACTTAACGAAGGCGACCAGTCAAGGGTGCGTTACGTAGGTACAGGCGCCAATAACCTGGTTACCGCTAACGATCGTTTAATTTATCCTAATATCAGCACAGCTGTAATATTAGAGAATACCAATAAGGGATATGCCGCATCTTTAACAGGGCAATTGACCAAAAGATTTGAAAACGGATTGTTTGCTTCTGCATCTTACACCTACACCAAGGCAGAGGAGGCATTTAGCACAGCAGGTTCAACAGCAGCAAGCGTTTGGGCTTCTACTACCAACGTTGGTACCAGCAATGATGTAGAGTTAGGCAATACGCCAAACTTTGTACCTCACCGTGTAGTTGCTTATGCATCATACAGGTTTACTTATCTTGATCATGCTGCTACTACTATCGGTTTATTTTACCAGGGATCTGCACAAGGTTTCGGGGGTTACAGCTATAGCATCAATGGTGACATCAATGGTGACGGAAACGCATCATCAGACCTGATGTATATCCCTAAAAAAGCAAATGAGTTAACCTTTGCTTCTTATACGGCAACTGTAAACGGTGTAGTGTATACTTATACGCCACAACAACAAGCAGCAGCTCTGGAGCAGTTTATCAACAATACTCCGTATCTGAAAAAACACAGGGGCCAGTACGCGAAAAGAAACGCTGCTTATTTCCCATGGTATAACCGTATAGATGCCAACTTATTACAAGACTTCTATATCACCACCGGTAAAAATAACCAGAAACATACTTTGCAGTTAAGTGCAGTTGTACAAAACTTACCTAACTTATTAAGCAAATACTGGGGTGTACAAAAGCAGGCTACTTTCACAAGCCCGCTTACTTATACCAGCATTGATAATAATGGCGTACCAAGCTACAACATGCGTCAGTTAAACGGCCAATTAGTAAATACGCCGTTTGTTGATGCTACTTCTGGTACCACCTGGAGCTTATTAATTGGTGCTAAGTATATCTTTTAA
- a CDS encoding 7TM diverse intracellular signaling domain-containing protein encodes MIKRINLVLIICVLLSARAFSQDVVAIDNKLEHNIFSQHQIYCFEDTSNKLTFSDITDGRFKDYFEVNKDYYPKNHHHESTYWYKVKLNFTEKILNKPSIFEFFDQTTENITAYIPDSKGNYVASRTGASLNFEKRLFNHKNFEFLIPNQSIGEHTYYFKVSSRESVNVIIVYRTLHYFIYYALTEYFTFGLFYGMILIFCFHNLLMFMAVKKKEYLFYVLYILSIGLYEMSIDGIAFQYIWPNSPSWNEYAYGTALYFISIFALIFTKELLHVKTKAPILYRIINYILVLRTLFFVVCLCFDKSLFYYKFVEFVPLVTAFITGITIWQRGYKPARFFVLGYTFLFIGFFTKAIMVLGYNKYLFNFPGFIGHYSLSGSFVLEMVFLSFAIGDQVRLLRKEKDIAQEETFKQMSINNELKDSINQELEEKVKIRTKEVIEKSQKIFEQAHIIEEQNYNLVAINVQLELQAAEISRMNVLLEKDNIQLKDNIEKVTDARALSTELSFEEFSAKYPDQEKCNKFLAEIKWTKGFECVKCNNTTYTEGRAPYSRRCIKCRYEESVLFNTIFQNSRIPINKAFYLVYLMYTSKGSISSYQLSEKLGIRQSTCWQYAIKVKKVMDDRKREKRNTNLGWSRLIITAHDE; translated from the coding sequence ATGATTAAACGCATTAATCTCGTTTTAATTATCTGTGTATTGTTATCTGCGCGAGCTTTTTCGCAGGATGTTGTTGCTATAGATAACAAACTGGAGCACAATATATTTTCTCAACATCAGATTTATTGCTTCGAAGATACTTCTAATAAGTTAACATTCAGCGATATAACAGATGGTAGGTTTAAAGATTATTTTGAGGTAAACAAAGATTATTACCCTAAAAACCATCATCATGAATCTACATATTGGTATAAGGTTAAATTAAATTTTACCGAAAAAATTTTAAATAAGCCCTCCATTTTTGAATTTTTTGACCAAACCACTGAGAATATTACAGCCTATATCCCGGATTCGAAAGGGAATTATGTAGCCAGCAGGACAGGGGCATCCCTCAATTTTGAAAAAAGACTGTTCAACCATAAGAACTTTGAATTTTTAATTCCAAACCAAAGTATTGGCGAGCATACTTATTATTTTAAGGTAAGCTCGCGCGAATCTGTTAACGTAATTATAGTTTACCGCACGCTCCATTACTTTATATACTATGCCCTTACCGAATACTTTACGTTTGGTTTGTTTTATGGCATGATCCTGATTTTTTGCTTTCATAACCTGCTTATGTTTATGGCAGTTAAGAAAAAAGAATATCTGTTTTATGTGCTATATATTTTAAGTATCGGGCTATATGAAATGAGTATAGACGGCATTGCTTTTCAATATATATGGCCTAACTCTCCCAGTTGGAACGAGTATGCGTATGGCACGGCGCTATATTTTATCAGCATTTTTGCGCTCATATTTACCAAAGAGCTTTTGCATGTTAAAACTAAGGCCCCAATTCTGTACCGCATTATTAACTATATTTTAGTACTGCGAACACTGTTTTTTGTTGTTTGCCTTTGCTTTGATAAAAGCCTGTTTTATTACAAGTTTGTAGAATTTGTACCCCTGGTTACCGCTTTTATAACAGGTATCACGATATGGCAGCGTGGCTATAAACCCGCCCGCTTTTTTGTATTAGGCTACACTTTTCTTTTCATCGGCTTCTTTACCAAGGCCATCATGGTATTAGGGTATAATAAGTATCTTTTTAATTTTCCTGGCTTTATAGGCCATTATAGCCTGAGTGGGAGTTTTGTATTGGAGATGGTGTTTCTCTCTTTCGCCATCGGCGACCAGGTGAGGCTGCTGCGTAAGGAAAAGGATATCGCCCAGGAAGAAACTTTTAAGCAGATGTCTATTAATAATGAATTGAAAGATTCTATTAACCAGGAACTGGAAGAAAAAGTTAAGATCCGAACAAAAGAGGTGATTGAGAAGTCGCAAAAAATATTTGAGCAAGCCCACATTATTGAAGAACAAAATTATAACCTCGTAGCCATTAACGTACAATTGGAGCTGCAGGCCGCAGAAATTTCGAGAATGAATGTTTTGCTCGAAAAGGATAACATCCAGCTGAAAGATAATATCGAAAAGGTAACTGATGCCCGGGCACTTTCTACCGAACTTTCTTTTGAAGAATTTAGCGCAAAGTATCCTGACCAGGAAAAATGCAATAAGTTTTTGGCCGAAATTAAATGGACCAAAGGGTTTGAGTGTGTGAAATGCAATAATACAACTTATACCGAAGGCCGCGCCCCTTATAGCCGCCGGTGTATCAAGTGCCGTTACGAAGAATCTGTATTGTTTAACACTATTTTCCAAAATAGCCGCATACCTATTAATAAGGCATTTTATTTAGTATACCTGATGTATACAAGCAAGGGTTCAATATCATCCTATCAGCTTTCAGAAAAATTAGGCATTCGCCAAAGCACCTGCTGGCAGTATGCCATTAAAGTAAAAAAGGTGATGGATGATAGGAAAAGAGAAAAAAGAAACACAAATTTGGGTTGGAGCAGGTTAATTATTACCGCCCATGATGAATAG
- a CDS encoding MarR family winged helix-turn-helix transcriptional regulator yields MNFGEEFSLQLKLANKAYHQYLNTFFEQSDIRQHYQIIIQLSRFGGKMTQKKLCENLNIERSNMAPIIDTLQDNGYVTRAINYKDRRGRLVLLTEKGNKVLEGLENTFQHFEDNVTQGITWQEMYNCLRVLKVINTNLGDILSMKKVDIAV; encoded by the coding sequence ATGAATTTCGGAGAAGAGTTCAGCTTGCAACTTAAGCTGGCCAACAAAGCATATCATCAGTACTTAAACACATTTTTTGAGCAAAGCGATATCAGGCAACACTACCAGATCATCATACAGTTATCGCGCTTTGGCGGTAAAATGACCCAGAAAAAATTGTGTGAAAACCTCAATATCGAACGCTCAAACATGGCACCAATTATTGATACACTACAGGATAATGGTTACGTAACACGCGCTATAAACTACAAAGACAGGCGCGGCAGGCTGGTTTTATTGACCGAAAAGGGTAATAAGGTATTGGAGGGGCTGGAAAACACATTTCAGCATTTTGAAGACAATGTTACGCAGGGGATCACCTGGCAGGAAATGTATAATTGCCTTCGCGTTTTAAAAGTGATCAACACCAATCTTGGCGATATATTAAGTATGAAAAAAGTTGATATTGCCGTGTAA